The following are from one region of the Thiocapsa rosea genome:
- the rsxB gene encoding electron transport complex subunit RsxB, whose amino-acid sequence MLIAILAMTGLSAVLGLLLGYSAIRFRVEGNPIADQIDALLPQTQCGQCGHPGCRPYAEALARGEDEINKCIPGGEATLLALADLLGREPAALEVEEKPPSIAVIDAATCIGCTLCLQACPVDAIVGAAKQLHGVIAAECTGCELCLPPCPVECIRMVPIPTDIPHWRWPYPSSEPTPRAASPERETEAA is encoded by the coding sequence ATGTTGATCGCCATCCTCGCCATGACCGGACTCTCCGCCGTCCTCGGACTGCTGCTCGGCTATTCCGCCATCCGCTTTCGGGTGGAAGGCAACCCGATCGCCGATCAGATCGATGCGCTCCTGCCGCAAACCCAGTGCGGCCAATGCGGCCATCCCGGATGCAGGCCCTATGCCGAGGCCCTGGCCCGCGGCGAGGACGAAATTAATAAGTGCATCCCCGGCGGGGAAGCAACCCTGCTCGCCTTGGCGGATCTGCTCGGCCGCGAGCCTGCAGCACTCGAGGTCGAGGAGAAGCCGCCATCGATCGCCGTGATCGACGCCGCGACCTGTATCGGCTGCACCCTGTGTCTGCAGGCCTGCCCGGTCGACGCCATCGTGGGCGCCGCCAAGCAGCTGCACGGCGTGATCGCCGCCGAATGCACGGGCTGCGAGCTCTGTCTGCCGCCCTGCCCGGTCGAGTGCATCCGGATGGTGCCGATCCCCACCGACATCCCCCATTGGCGCTGGCCCTATCCGTCCAGCGAGCCCACCCCACGCGCGGCATCGCCCGAGCGAGAGACCGAGGCAGCCTGA
- the rsxC gene encoding electron transport complex subunit RsxC: protein MASILSLLRRERLWTFHGGIHVPDEKALSNGRAVETMPLPKRLVIPLQQHIGATARPVVKVGERVLKGQLLAQAEGYVSACIHASSSGTLVAIEPRPVPHPSGLSALCAVIETDGEDTWAELPEPMTRYAQLDTSEIRERIRWAGVVGLGGASFPTSVKLNPGPDQRIRTLIINGAECEPYITCDDLLMRERAGDILAGARIMHHLLGDPRILIGIEDNKPEAFEAMRFALAETDMRGYTEIRSIPTLYPSGGEKQLIRILTGAEVPTHAIPARIGIVCQNVGSAAAVADAVLEGRPLISRIVTVTGRAIDEPRNLEVRIGTPVSDLIAHCGGYRERPRKLVCGGPMMGFEIAHPTIPVTKPANCVLALTEVEAPDPGPALACIRCGRCAEVCPAKLLPQQLYWHARAKDLDRVQDYNLFDCIECGCCAQVCPSHIPLVQYYRYAKNEVWAREEDKRKAELARMRHESKQARLERQERERKARLRQKKESLEAGPGKSQTDQDAKKAAIEAAKQRAAAKKAAAAKAEETDDA from the coding sequence ATGGCATCCATCCTTTCACTCCTGCGCCGCGAGCGGCTGTGGACATTCCACGGCGGAATCCATGTGCCCGACGAAAAGGCGCTCTCGAACGGCCGCGCGGTCGAGACCATGCCGCTGCCAAAACGCCTCGTGATCCCGCTGCAGCAACATATCGGGGCAACGGCGCGGCCGGTGGTCAAGGTCGGCGAACGCGTCCTCAAGGGTCAGCTGTTGGCGCAGGCCGAAGGCTATGTCAGCGCCTGCATCCATGCCTCGAGCTCGGGAACCCTGGTCGCGATCGAGCCGCGTCCGGTGCCGCACCCATCGGGACTCTCCGCGCTCTGCGCCGTCATCGAGACCGACGGCGAGGACACCTGGGCCGAGCTGCCGGAGCCGATGACGCGTTACGCACAGCTCGACACGTCCGAGATTCGCGAACGCATTCGCTGGGCCGGCGTGGTCGGACTCGGTGGCGCCTCGTTTCCGACCAGCGTCAAGCTCAACCCCGGCCCGGATCAACGTATCCGCACACTGATCATCAACGGGGCCGAGTGCGAGCCCTATATCACCTGCGATGATCTACTCATGCGCGAGCGTGCCGGAGATATCCTGGCAGGCGCGCGGATCATGCATCATCTGCTCGGCGATCCCCGGATCCTGATCGGGATCGAGGACAACAAGCCCGAGGCATTCGAGGCCATGCGCTTCGCCCTCGCCGAAACGGACATGCGCGGCTATACCGAGATCCGCTCCATCCCGACGCTCTACCCGAGCGGCGGGGAGAAGCAGCTGATCCGCATCCTCACCGGCGCGGAGGTTCCGACCCACGCCATCCCGGCTCGGATCGGCATCGTCTGCCAGAATGTCGGGTCTGCCGCGGCCGTCGCCGATGCGGTCCTGGAGGGGCGCCCGCTGATCTCGCGCATCGTCACCGTGACCGGACGGGCGATCGACGAGCCGCGCAACCTCGAGGTGCGTATAGGCACACCCGTGTCGGACCTGATCGCGCACTGCGGTGGCTATCGCGAGCGCCCGCGCAAGCTCGTCTGCGGCGGGCCCATGATGGGCTTCGAGATCGCCCATCCCACGATCCCGGTCACCAAACCGGCCAACTGCGTACTGGCCTTGACCGAGGTGGAGGCACCCGATCCCGGCCCCGCACTCGCCTGCATCCGCTGCGGGCGCTGTGCCGAGGTCTGCCCGGCCAAGCTCCTGCCGCAACAGCTCTACTGGCATGCGCGCGCGAAGGATCTCGACCGAGTCCAGGACTACAACCTCTTCGACTGCATCGAGTGCGGATGCTGCGCGCAGGTCTGTCCGAGCCACATCCCGCTGGTTCAATACTACCGCTACGCGAAGAACGAGGTCTGGGCACGCGAAGAAGACAAGCGCAAGGCCGAGCTGGCACGCATGCGCCACGAGTCCAAGCAAGCGCGGCTCGAGCGCCAGGAGCGCGAGCGCAAGGCCCGACTTCGCCAGAAGAAGGAGTCGCTCGAGGCGGGACCCGGAAAGAGTCAAACCGACCAAGACGCGAAGAAGGCCGCAATCGAAGCGGCCAAGCAACGCGCCGCAGCCAAGAAGGCCGCAGCCGCCAAGGCGGAGGAAACCGATGACGCCTAA
- the rsxD gene encoding electron transport complex subunit RsxD — MSATLVCSPHGSRPNRVDRVMQEVLLALVPGVLAMIWFFGWGVLINIMLAVAVAVAAEAAVMLVRRRPIGPAIGDYSAVVTAVLFAISVPPTLPWWMTLLGMLFAIVLVKQLYGGIGYNPFNPAMAAYVFLLVSYPVAMTTWLAPDMLAEHAVSFTESLRLIFAGALPSGVEWDAISAATPLDEMRGKLDQGMSIAEIRLSPLWGDFGGRGWEWVANGFLLGGVYLLWRRIITWHIPVSMLAALAVAAGAFWLLDPTTHPVPAFHLFSGAAIVGAFFIATDPVSACTTKTGQIIFGASIGLVVFVIRTWGGYPDAVAFAVLLMNIAAPTIDHYTQPRVFGHTGNRAKP; from the coding sequence ATGAGCGCCACGCTCGTCTGCTCGCCTCACGGGTCTCGACCGAACCGGGTCGACCGAGTCATGCAGGAGGTCCTGCTCGCCCTGGTGCCCGGTGTCCTGGCGATGATCTGGTTCTTCGGCTGGGGCGTGCTCATCAACATCATGCTCGCCGTCGCCGTAGCCGTGGCCGCCGAGGCGGCGGTCATGCTGGTGCGCAGACGCCCGATCGGGCCGGCCATCGGCGACTACAGCGCTGTCGTTACGGCCGTGCTCTTCGCCATCTCGGTCCCGCCGACCTTGCCTTGGTGGATGACCCTGCTCGGCATGCTGTTCGCCATCGTCCTGGTCAAACAGTTGTACGGAGGCATCGGCTACAACCCCTTCAACCCGGCGATGGCCGCTTACGTCTTTCTGCTCGTGTCCTACCCGGTCGCCATGACAACCTGGTTGGCGCCCGACATGCTCGCCGAGCACGCGGTCTCCTTCACGGAGTCGCTGCGCCTGATCTTCGCGGGCGCCTTGCCGAGCGGTGTCGAATGGGACGCCATCTCCGCGGCGACGCCGCTCGACGAGATGCGCGGCAAGCTCGATCAAGGCATGTCCATCGCGGAGATTCGACTCAGTCCGCTGTGGGGCGACTTCGGCGGACGCGGTTGGGAATGGGTTGCGAACGGGTTCCTGCTCGGGGGTGTCTATCTCCTGTGGCGGCGCATCATCACCTGGCACATCCCGGTCTCCATGCTGGCGGCACTGGCAGTCGCTGCGGGCGCCTTCTGGCTGCTCGACCCGACGACCCACCCTGTCCCTGCCTTCCATCTGTTCAGCGGGGCGGCCATCGTGGGGGCCTTTTTCATCGCGACGGATCCGGTCAGCGCCTGTACGACCAAGACCGGTCAGATCATCTTCGGGGCCTCGATCGGGCTGGTGGTGTTCGTGATCCGCACCTGGGGCGGCTACCCGGACGCCGTGGCCTTCGCGGTCTTGTTGATGAACATCGCCGCCCCGACGATCGATCATTACACGCAGCCCAGGGTCTTCGGGCACACCGGAAACCGAGCCAAACCATGA
- the rsxG gene encoding electron transport complex subunit RsxG has product MKKAPIILAAVVLSAFSVTGVALVAVTHHLMDGRIAENQRVAMLSKLESIIPDGQYDNAPLEDLIQVSARELLGAQNTRVYRVRKSGEPTAVILDPVVPDGYAGPIQLLVSVLRDGSVGGVRVLFHHETPGLGDKIEERKSDWVLSFDGKSLSNPTPDGWAVKRDGGEFDQFTGATITPRAIVQAVKNTLIYVKQQGDALFEPLEGTTTAAKGAG; this is encoded by the coding sequence ATGAAGAAAGCACCGATCATTCTGGCCGCCGTCGTGCTGAGCGCCTTCTCCGTCACCGGGGTCGCGCTCGTCGCCGTCACCCATCATCTGATGGACGGGCGCATCGCCGAGAACCAACGGGTCGCGATGCTGAGCAAGCTCGAGTCCATTATCCCGGACGGACAGTACGACAACGCACCGCTCGAGGATTTGATCCAGGTGAGTGCGCGCGAACTCCTCGGCGCGCAGAACACGCGGGTCTACCGTGTCCGCAAGTCCGGAGAACCCACTGCGGTCATTCTGGATCCGGTCGTTCCGGACGGGTATGCCGGTCCGATCCAGCTCCTGGTCTCGGTCCTGCGCGACGGCAGCGTCGGCGGGGTGCGCGTCTTGTTCCACCACGAGACACCCGGTCTCGGCGACAAGATCGAGGAGCGTAAATCCGACTGGGTGTTGAGCTTCGACGGCAAATCACTCTCCAACCCGACGCCCGATGGCTGGGCGGTGAAACGCGACGGCGGAGAATTCGATCAGTTCACCGGGGCGACCATTACACCTCGTGCGATCGTCCAGGCGGTCAAGAACACGCTCATTTACGTTAAGCAACAGGGCGATGCCCTCTTCGAGCCCCTCGAAGGCACCACGACCGCAGCCAAGGGAGCGGGTTGA
- a CDS encoding electron transport complex subunit E yields MAAPQPYGSIIGDGFWNNNQALVALLGLCPLLATTTSATNGLGMGLATTAVLVLSNVTVSLIRDLVRPEVRLPVFVLVIASFVTAVELTVQAYFYELYLVLGLFIPLIVTNCAIIGRAEAFASKNRVDRALLDGIAMGIGFTLVLVVLGGMREFIGQGTLFYQANLLLGEAATGLSLSLGEGFQGALIAILPPGAFIGLGLLIALKNVIDKRVKRRATVRAAKTAPAQTSSGGAVAPAAG; encoded by the coding sequence ATGGCGGCACCTCAACCCTACGGCAGCATCATCGGCGACGGGTTCTGGAACAACAACCAGGCGCTCGTCGCCTTGTTGGGGCTCTGCCCCTTGCTGGCGACCACCACGAGCGCGACCAACGGCTTGGGCATGGGCCTAGCCACGACGGCCGTGCTCGTCCTTTCCAATGTGACCGTCTCCCTGATCCGCGACCTGGTGCGACCCGAGGTCCGCTTGCCGGTCTTCGTGCTGGTGATCGCCTCCTTCGTCACCGCGGTCGAGCTCACTGTCCAAGCCTATTTCTACGAGCTCTACCTGGTATTGGGACTCTTTATCCCGCTGATCGTGACCAACTGCGCCATCATCGGCCGGGCCGAGGCGTTCGCATCCAAGAACCGCGTCGACCGTGCCCTGCTCGACGGGATCGCGATGGGGATCGGCTTTACGCTGGTGTTGGTCGTGCTGGGCGGAATGCGTGAATTCATCGGCCAAGGCACCCTCTTCTACCAGGCCAACCTTCTGCTCGGCGAGGCCGCAACCGGCCTCAGTCTCAGCCTGGGCGAAGGATTCCAGGGTGCGCTGATCGCCATTCTCCCGCCCGGTGCCTTCATCGGGCTCGGCCTCTTGATCGCGCTCAAAAACGTGATCGACAAGCGCGTCAAACGGCGCGCGACCGTGCGAGCGGCCAAGACCGCCCCCGCTCAGACATCCTCAGGCGGCGCGGTGGCACCGGCGGCGGGCTGA
- a CDS encoding ATP-binding protein, with the protein MNGVFRRFGVKEELTGNPEFQSALVRITTCLLGALYIAVGALTQYYRVDVPYYLALFAIYLVSNVWFLISIAVRPTWPARVYLGICLDVLAISLAIFITREAISPFYLLYILVFISAGMRFGKRHLVVASLAAVFGYNIVLIALDEWRLHTFEATFFLALLVLLPLYQYSLLRKLQDARAEAERANQARGDFLAFMTHELRTPLTGVVGMTELLRGTRLDDEQRDCVQAIANSADILGALIGDILDLSKIDARRVVLEHIPFDPRSLVHDVSEALAMRAHSAGLELICDVDPDVPIRLVGDPLRLRQILFNLMGNAVKFTPTGEVRVSLSVRPPEAEQNRPHLLFEVVDTGIGIPPDKLPRLFERFRQADESTTRRFGGTGLGTTISRELTLLMGGAIGVQSEEGRGSRFWIRLPLIEDVAAVPSVPDGRLHGLRILMLEPNATCRALACAAFGREGAVCETPAKPADVGSAQIRGQRFDLLVIADHPQGRDLNGVRAQVETALGKAIPCLFLVYPGRRPALEEPKDTCLTKPYLREDLIAAAESRLGRNAIPADGAQAGRSAPSLGLEPIADAARMRVLVAEDNEIAAKVITRFLAKMGFELTRVADGEAALAEALSGDYGIVIVDLRMPKLDGIGFARRYREQVPDRPIPIVALTANASEDVKRDCLSAGMDDFLSKPVKPEELRRALEAALQELPATSVQPPADRFDGANAGHRS; encoded by the coding sequence ATGAATGGAGTGTTCAGGCGTTTCGGTGTGAAGGAGGAACTGACGGGAAACCCCGAGTTTCAATCGGCCTTGGTGCGCATTACCACCTGTCTTCTGGGTGCGCTCTACATCGCCGTCGGCGCCCTGACGCAGTATTACCGGGTCGATGTCCCCTACTATCTCGCGCTCTTTGCGATCTATCTGGTCTCGAACGTCTGGTTTCTGATCAGTATCGCCGTGCGTCCCACGTGGCCGGCACGGGTGTATCTCGGGATCTGCCTTGATGTCCTCGCCATCAGTTTGGCGATCTTCATCACCCGCGAGGCGATCAGTCCCTTCTACCTGCTCTATATCCTCGTCTTCATCTCCGCCGGGATGCGATTCGGCAAGCGCCATCTCGTCGTGGCCTCGTTGGCCGCCGTCTTCGGCTACAACATCGTGCTGATCGCGCTCGACGAATGGCGTCTTCACACCTTCGAGGCGACCTTCTTCCTGGCGCTCCTGGTGCTGCTGCCTTTGTATCAGTACTCCTTGCTGCGTAAGCTCCAGGATGCGCGTGCCGAGGCCGAAAGGGCCAATCAAGCGAGAGGTGATTTTCTCGCCTTCATGACACACGAGCTGCGCACCCCTTTGACCGGCGTCGTCGGCATGACCGAACTTCTGCGCGGGACACGACTGGATGACGAGCAGCGCGATTGTGTCCAGGCCATCGCCAACTCGGCGGATATTCTCGGCGCGCTGATCGGCGACATTCTGGACCTGTCGAAGATCGATGCGCGTCGGGTCGTCCTCGAGCATATCCCCTTCGATCCGCGCAGTCTGGTACACGACGTCTCGGAGGCACTCGCGATGCGTGCGCATTCGGCGGGCCTCGAGCTTATCTGCGACGTGGATCCCGACGTCCCGATCCGGTTGGTCGGTGATCCGCTTCGGTTGCGTCAGATCCTTTTCAACCTGATGGGGAACGCCGTGAAATTTACGCCGACGGGCGAGGTCAGGGTCAGTCTGAGCGTCCGCCCGCCCGAGGCCGAGCAGAACCGCCCCCACCTGCTCTTCGAGGTCGTCGACACCGGAATCGGCATTCCGCCGGACAAGCTCCCGCGACTCTTCGAGCGTTTTCGCCAAGCCGATGAGTCGACCACGCGACGCTTCGGCGGAACCGGTCTCGGGACAACCATCTCGCGCGAGCTGACCCTGTTGATGGGCGGGGCGATCGGCGTGCAGAGCGAGGAAGGGCGCGGGAGTCGCTTCTGGATTCGTCTGCCCTTGATCGAGGATGTCGCGGCGGTGCCGAGCGTGCCGGACGGTCGGCTCCATGGTTTGAGGATCCTCATGCTGGAGCCGAACGCGACCTGCCGTGCGCTGGCGTGTGCCGCCTTCGGCCGCGAGGGCGCAGTCTGCGAGACGCCCGCCAAGCCTGCCGATGTCGGCTCGGCGCAGATCCGGGGTCAGCGTTTCGATCTCCTCGTCATCGCCGACCATCCTCAGGGTCGGGATCTGAATGGGGTGCGGGCGCAGGTCGAAACGGCCCTCGGCAAGGCGATACCCTGCCTCTTTCTGGTTTACCCCGGACGGCGTCCCGCGCTCGAGGAGCCGAAGGACACCTGTCTGACGAAGCCCTATCTGCGGGAGGACTTGATCGCCGCAGCCGAGTCGCGCTTGGGGCGCAACGCCATCCCGGCGGATGGAGCGCAAGCCGGGCGGTCCGCGCCGTCACTCGGTCTGGAGCCCATCGCGGATGCGGCGCGGATGCGGGTCTTGGTCGCCGAGGACAACGAGATCGCCGCCAAGGTGATCACGCGCTTTTTGGCCAAGATGGGCTTCGAGCTCACCCGCGTGGCGGACGGGGAGGCGGCCTTGGCCGAAGCGCTGAGCGGTGACTACGGAATCGTGATCGTCGACCTGCGGATGCCCAAGCTCGACGGGATCGGCTTCGCCCGGCGCTACCGCGAGCAGGTGCCGGATCGACCGATCCCGATCGTTGCATTGACTGCGAACGCTTCCGAGGACGTCAAGCGAGATTGCTTATCGGCAGGCATGGATGACTTTCTGTCGAAACCGGTCAAGCCGGAAGAGCTGCGGAGGGCGCTTGAAGCGGCGCTCCAGGAGCTTCCGGCCACCAGCGTCCAGCCACCGGCCGATCGATTTGACGGCGCCAACGCCGGTCATCGATCCTGA
- a CDS encoding phosphoribulokinase: protein MSKKHPIVAVTGSSGAGTTTVKRAFEHIFYRDGIKAAVIEGDSFHRYDRIEMKAEMARAAETHRNLSHFGPEANRFDLLEELFRNYGESGTGKQRYYIHSDSEADHHNARLGAQLKAGQFTPWEDLPEGTDVLFYEGLHGLVVTEEDNVAQHVDLGVGVVPIINLEWIQKIFRDNAERGYSAEAIVDTIMRRMPDYIRHVTPQFSLTDINFQRVATVDTSNPFIARDIPTPDESFVIIRFRDPERLQIDFPYLLAMINDSFMSRRNTMVVPGGKMGMAMEVILQPIIERMMDARKV from the coding sequence ATGTCCAAGAAGCATCCGATCGTTGCGGTAACCGGTTCCTCGGGTGCCGGTACGACCACCGTCAAGCGCGCCTTCGAGCACATCTTTTATCGCGACGGGATCAAGGCCGCCGTGATCGAGGGCGACAGCTTCCACCGCTACGACCGCATCGAGATGAAGGCAGAGATGGCGCGTGCCGCCGAGACCCACCGCAACCTCAGCCATTTCGGTCCCGAGGCCAATCGCTTCGATCTGCTCGAGGAGCTCTTTCGCAATTACGGCGAGAGCGGCACCGGTAAGCAGCGTTATTACATCCATAGCGACTCGGAGGCCGATCACCACAACGCACGCCTCGGCGCGCAACTGAAGGCCGGCCAGTTCACGCCGTGGGAGGATCTTCCCGAGGGCACCGACGTGCTCTTCTACGAAGGGCTCCACGGACTGGTCGTGACCGAGGAGGACAATGTCGCCCAGCACGTCGATCTCGGCGTCGGCGTGGTCCCGATCATCAACCTGGAGTGGATTCAGAAGATCTTCCGCGACAACGCCGAGCGGGGCTATTCAGCCGAGGCGATCGTCGACACCATCATGCGCCGCATGCCGGACTATATCCGCCACGTCACGCCCCAGTTCTCGCTGACCGACATCAACTTCCAGCGCGTGGCGACGGTCGACACCTCCAATCCCTTCATCGCCCGCGACATTCCGACGCCGGACGAGAGCTTCGTCATCATCCGGTTCAGGGATCCGGAGCGGCTCCAGATCGATTTCCCGTATCTCCTGGCGATGATCAACGACTCCTTCATGTCGCGGCGCAACACCATGGTCGTGCCGGGCGGCAAGATGGGGATGGCGATGGAGGTCATCCTGCAGCCCATCATCGAGCGCATGATGGACGCGCGCAAGGTCTGA
- a CDS encoding 23S rRNA (adenine(2030)-N(6))-methyltransferase RlmJ — translation MLEALLTKPKPLVYVESHAGAGRYDLEAEQAVKTAEYRLGIERLWERRDAFPRLSAYLGVISALNPDGGFSRYPGSPDLAAHLLRPEDRLILMELHPTESQTLRRHLGGDPRIGIHRRDGLEGLTALLPPKPARGLVLIDPPYEQGSEYRRVADALIAAHARWPTGVYALWFPRLGLQRDRSADLIGRIRGSVPNGLLCELTVRRQVEDFGMHGSGMLILNPPWRLEEQLADLLPPLAEVLAIEATGRSVPAWTISRL, via the coding sequence GTGCTCGAGGCACTCCTGACCAAACCCAAACCGCTGGTCTACGTCGAATCGCATGCCGGGGCCGGTCGGTACGACCTCGAGGCCGAGCAGGCGGTCAAGACTGCGGAGTATCGGCTCGGGATCGAGCGGCTCTGGGAGCGGCGTGACGCCTTTCCGCGGCTCTCTGCCTATCTGGGAGTCATCTCCGCGCTGAATCCCGACGGCGGATTTTCGCGCTATCCGGGCTCACCCGACCTCGCGGCGCATCTGCTGCGCCCCGAGGATCGACTGATCCTGATGGAGCTTCATCCGACCGAATCGCAGACGCTGCGTCGTCATCTCGGCGGGGACCCGCGGATCGGCATCCACCGTCGCGACGGTCTCGAAGGATTGACCGCGCTCTTGCCGCCGAAGCCCGCCCGCGGATTGGTTCTGATCGACCCGCCCTACGAGCAGGGCTCCGAGTACAGGCGCGTTGCAGACGCACTCATCGCCGCGCATGCCCGCTGGCCGACCGGGGTATATGCACTCTGGTTCCCGCGTTTGGGGCTTCAACGCGATCGCTCCGCAGATCTGATCGGGCGAATCCGGGGATCCGTCCCGAACGGGCTTCTGTGCGAATTGACGGTGCGGCGACAGGTCGAGGATTTCGGGATGCACGGCTCCGGGATGCTGATCCTCAACCCGCCTTGGCGCCTGGAAGAGCAGCTCGCGGACCTGTTGCCGCCACTCGCCGAGGTGCTCGCGATCGAGGCGACGGGCCGGTCGGTCCCGGCATGGACGATCAGTCGACTCTAA
- a CDS encoding ribonuclease T2 family protein, producing MVQKPPRLRRCVLSVCVLLWSSAPFAERLDAVLIAEEACPATVSTKRPDNPGSIQLVPGQDYVVVGTNRADPSHYRLRFEGANPKERWVEIRCGRLVDTPVTMATTETTDALQSPPPPSRAGSMESQFVLAASWQPAFCELRATRPECRDQTPERADARRFSLHGLWPQPIGNSYCGVGERERALSKSGRWRLLPALDLDATTRARLDALMPGTRSDLQRHQWVKHGTCYGTDADTYFRHSMALLEQLNASSVRALFEENIGKRLNATRVRAAFDDAFGKGAGDRVRLSCSEELIEELRIGLKGVVDDTAELGELILAAPKRSPDCRGGWVDQVGIQGARPR from the coding sequence ATGGTACAAAAACCCCCGCGCCTGCGCAGATGCGTGCTGTCGGTGTGCGTGCTGTTGTGGTCGTCTGCACCCTTCGCCGAGCGCCTCGACGCCGTTCTCATCGCCGAGGAAGCGTGCCCGGCGACGGTCTCGACTAAGCGACCGGACAACCCCGGTTCGATCCAGCTCGTTCCCGGCCAAGACTATGTGGTCGTCGGGACCAATCGAGCGGATCCGAGCCACTATCGACTCAGGTTCGAGGGCGCAAACCCGAAGGAGCGCTGGGTCGAGATCCGATGCGGTCGACTTGTCGACACCCCGGTGACGATGGCGACGACGGAGACGACGGATGCGCTGCAATCGCCCCCGCCGCCATCGCGTGCGGGCTCGATGGAGAGCCAGTTCGTGCTGGCGGCCAGTTGGCAGCCCGCCTTCTGCGAGTTGCGCGCGACGCGTCCGGAATGCCGGGACCAGACGCCGGAGCGGGCGGATGCGCGGCGCTTCTCGCTCCACGGTCTCTGGCCTCAGCCCATCGGCAACAGTTATTGCGGTGTCGGCGAGCGGGAGCGAGCTCTCTCCAAATCGGGCCGGTGGCGCCTCTTGCCGGCGCTCGATCTGGATGCGACGACCCGCGCGCGTCTGGACGCATTGATGCCGGGAACCCGATCAGATCTGCAGCGTCACCAGTGGGTCAAGCACGGAACCTGCTACGGCACGGATGCGGACACCTATTTCCGTCACTCCATGGCGCTGCTCGAGCAGCTCAACGCCTCCTCCGTGCGCGCACTGTTCGAGGAGAACATCGGCAAGCGCCTAAATGCGACCCGGGTGCGGGCCGCGTTCGACGATGCCTTCGGCAAAGGGGCCGGCGATCGGGTCCGCCTGAGCTGTTCCGAGGAGCTGATCGAGGAGCTGCGGATCGGTCTGAAGGGCGTCGTCGACGACACCGCCGAGCTTGGTGAACTGATCCTTGCCGCGCCCAAGCGTAGCCCCGACTGCCGCGGTGGATGGGTCGATCAAGTAGGCATCCAGGGAGCACGCCCGCGCTGA
- a CDS encoding HlyC/CorC family transporter, which translates to MASDRSSEGSRSRNWFERIGQMLGGEPQDKEQLLEVLKDAKERELLDTDALSMIEGVLQVSDLRVRDIMIPRAEMVYLRRDDPLEKILEIAVKSAHSRFPVTGDDKGEVVGILLAKDLLSFCRDHGKRAFNIRDLLRSAVFVPESKRLNVLLKEFRSSRNHMAIVIDEYGSAGGLVTIEDVLEQIVGEIDDEHDYDEGPGIFRRGKNAFSAKARTTIEDFNAYFGSDFSDEEFDTIGGLVVNALGHLPKKGESVELGRFRFTVMRADSRRVHLVSVEALDAAESLPDASEDAARPS; encoded by the coding sequence ATGGCCAGCGACCGATCTAGCGAGGGCTCGCGTTCACGTAACTGGTTCGAACGGATCGGCCAGATGCTCGGGGGCGAGCCACAAGACAAGGAGCAGCTCCTGGAGGTACTCAAGGATGCGAAGGAGCGCGAGCTGCTCGATACCGACGCCTTGAGCATGATCGAAGGCGTCCTGCAGGTTTCCGATCTGCGCGTACGCGATATCATGATCCCACGTGCCGAGATGGTGTATCTCCGGCGCGACGACCCGCTTGAAAAAATCCTCGAGATCGCCGTTAAATCGGCGCATTCGCGTTTCCCCGTGACGGGCGACGACAAAGGAGAGGTCGTCGGCATCCTGCTGGCCAAGGACCTGCTCTCCTTCTGCCGAGACCACGGCAAGCGCGCCTTCAACATCCGCGATCTGTTGCGTTCCGCAGTCTTCGTGCCCGAGAGCAAACGCCTCAACGTCCTGCTCAAGGAGTTTCGGTCCAGCCGCAACCATATGGCGATCGTGATCGACGAGTACGGCAGCGCCGGCGGACTCGTGACCATCGAAGACGTGCTCGAGCAGATCGTCGGCGAGATCGACGACGAGCACGACTACGACGAAGGCCCCGGGATCTTCCGGCGCGGCAAGAACGCGTTCAGCGCCAAGGCGCGTACGACCATCGAAGATTTCAACGCCTATTTCGGCAGCGACTTCTCGGACGAGGAGTTCGACACCATCGGCGGACTGGTCGTGAACGCATTGGGTCACCTGCCCAAGAAAGGCGAGTCCGTCGAACTCGGTCGGTTCCGCTTCACCGTGATGCGTGCCGACAGCCGGCGTGTCCACCTCGTAAGCGTGGAGGCGTTGGATGCCGCCGAGAGTCTACCCGATGCCTCCGAGGATGCCGCGCGTCCATCCTGA